In Methanoregula formicica SMSP, the DNA window TACCTTTTTGTTTTAAAGATGACCATCGGCATTGTACGAGTCATCATCTAATTCTGGCCACAAAACATCCTCGTGGTTATCAGATAATGAAGGATATTATGGCGAAAGAAAGCTCCAGCGATATTCAGGGTGTTCCCTCGTTTGAATATAATCCGGCAACAATCAGACAAATGTTACTCTATGAATACTCTCGTCCGATTGAGGATCTTGAAGAGATGTTACTCACAGAATTTGCCGGGAAAACACAAACTATGAAAGAAATATTTGAGCAGCATAATGTTGGGAAGCGTTTTGTCAGTCGAAATTATAAGGATGCATTGCTTCATCTTGAACATCAAGGAAAAATAATTACAAATCCTTCCGCAGAGACCCGTCCTCCAAGAAAAGGTATTCCAACATTTGGAGATAATGTGAAAGTAACATTCCCTCCTAGAGACAGGTAGTACCTATGGCTCAAAATTCCGGTATCGAATGGACAGAAACAACATGGAACCCGGTCACCGGGTGCTCCAAGATCAGCCCGGGCTGCAGGCATTGTTATGCTGAGCGGATGGCTCTCCGGCTCCAAGCAATGGGCCAGCCGAATTACCGGAACGGATTTGCGGTGACCTTACACGAGCGGATGCTTCCGCTTCCTCTTGAATGGAGAAAGCCACGGATGATCTTTGTCAATTCAATGAGTGATCTCTTCCACAAAGATGTTCCGACCTCCTTCATCAGGAAAACATTTGATGTCATGCGAAAGGCATCGTGGCATACATTTCAAGTTCTCACAAAACGTTCCAATCGCTTCAGAGAGATCGAACAATCGATCGCGATACCGAAAAATGTCTGGCTGGGTGTCAGCGTTGAGTGCGAGGATTATCTCTATCGTATCGATGAACTCAGAGCAACAAGTGCGCAAACAAAATTCCTCTCGCTCGAACCATTGATCGGTCCGCTTCCGGGTCTGAACCTTCAAGGCATTGACTGGGTCATTGTTGGTGGCGAGTCCGGGCCCGGGGCACGGCCGATGCAGGAAGAATGGGTCACTGATATCCGCGATGTTTGTCTTGCATCAAACGTCCCGTTCTTTTTCAAGCAGTGGGGTGGTGTGTTCAAGAAGCGTGCAGGCCGGATCCTTGAAGGCCGGACGTGGGACCAGATGCCGGCAACAGTATAGGAAGGAGTCCGCATTTTCCCGACGATGACCGAAGGAGAAATATCTCTCCGAGCTATACTAAGAATCCTCAGATCGAGACTCTTCAAAAAATACCCGTGACAGGTCACTGACCCGTCACGGATCAGTAGATCATTCTCAAAGAACCCCCTGTTTTTTAAGACTCCCCCGGAAATCCCGATGAGGGGATTCTCCGACGTGTGACAGGTCGTCAGACTTAGAGCAGGAGAAGAATTCCCAATGAGGGATTCTTCGACGGTGAATTCTGATCCCACAAGACCCCTTAGGACTAAGTACCCTAAAAAGCAGGACTAATTCGGCAAAAAGCAGGACTAAGTCCCTTATTTTTCCCATTTTTCCGTCGTAAAAAATGAGACGTAAATAGCGCTAATACAGCCGCGAAAGTCGGGTCCGGACGTGCTGCTGGTTGTCGGGAAGGGAAAATCAGGGGTTCCGGATCGGGTCCCGGAACCGGGATTTCCACTCACTCCCCCTTCTTCTCCCCCTCCCCCGCCGGCCGGGCAAACGGCTTGTACGGCACCCCGCCTCCTTCGTAGAACTTGCTGAAGAATTCCACGAGATGGAGACGCATCGAGTGGATCGAAGGAGAGAACATCGCAAGCACGATGTTGAGGGCATGCAGCAGGAGGGCAACGATGATGCCGATGATGGCGATCTCGAATGCCCCGCCAAGCCGGTTGGCAACGATCGCGAGAATGACCGAGGCCATGCCGATTGCCATCAGCCGGGCGTACGAGAGGATGTTCCCTACCGTGCTCATCACTTCGATGGTGCCGAAGATCCCGGCCCCCAGAAGGATGAGCGGCAGGGCAACGATGACAAGAGCGATGGCCGGGTACATGGCAACTTCCGGCAGGAATCCCGCGAGGGTAGTGATCAGGACGATCAGTGCCACGATCATCAGCAGCATGCCGCACTTCTCGTACAGGTGCTTACGTTTCTTCGTGATGACCGCGTTCCGGATGCCGATGACGAGACCGAGGAGGACGTGGATGACACCCAGCAGGATCGCGAGTACGAGCATCGGGATCATCGCGTCCACCCGGTTCCACGTGATGCCAAGGAAATGGACCGGGTGGAACCAGCCCATGTGCTCGCCGAAATCGCCGAAGAATTCGCCAAAGAGGTAGCCAAAGAAGATGGCCGGGATCGATGAGATGATCAGGATGTCGGCAAGGCTCCGGGCAAATGCCATGGCCCGGAACCTGTGCCGGATCACGAGCGCGAAGGCGAGGATGACGAGCCCGTACCCGATGTCCCCGACCATGATCCCGAAGAAGAGCGGGAAGAAGATCGCAAGGATGGGGGACGGATCGAGCTCGCGGTACCGCGGCGGTGTGACAAGCTGCATGATGAACTCGAACGGTTTCACCCAGAAGGGATTGTCATAAAAGACCGGGGCACTCTCCATGTCCTTCTCGCTTGTCGGAAGCTCGCAGAGGACAACCCGACCGCTGAACCGGGCTTTCAGCTCCTGCTGGGTTTTCTTTACGTGTTTTTTGGGGATCCATCCCATGATCACAAACGCATACTCGGACTGCCCGAAGTTCCGGTACGCCCCGAGTTCGCAGTGGATATTATCGAGATAGGTTTTCAGGACAACGAGCTCCTGGTACCATGTTGCAGAGAAAGCGAGGAGTTCACGGTCGATCCGGGCTATCTCGTCCTGGGCCCGGAGCCGGCTGTCCTCGAGAAGGGCATACATCTCGTAGAACGGTCGGCCGGAATATTCCTTTGGCAGGCGGACCTCGTTCACGTTCACGGAGTAGATGAAGGAGTGGATCTCTTCGGAAAATTTCTTGGGAAAGACCATGATGGCCGCAAGGGTCTCTGCATCGACCGTTGTTGAGGTCATCTCGAAACGATCACCCGTGATTGCGAGGAGTTCCTTTTTGATCAGGTCCAGGACATCCTTGTGCTCCTGCTGGATGAGGAGGATCGTGACCTCGAAGCCTTCGAGCACGGGGAGTTCCTTTTCGATCGGCTGGATGATGTCGAGGACCTTCTCGTACCGGTTCAGGTTTGTTACCGAGAGCACGAGTTCGCCTTTCTTTGCCGCAAGCTCCCGTGTCGTCGTCTCGAGCGTGTGGATGATCTCGCGGCTCCGGGCAAGGATCTCCTTGTAGGTCATTGACGAAAGGGAAGCCCTCAGCGCATCCTGGGCGGTTTCATCGTCTGCGGTAATTGGAAGGGTTGAGAGGATTGCGCTGATGGTGGCAAGGACCGAGGAGACTTCTGCCGTCTCCTCCTGCCGCACGCTGTCAAGGCGGATCTCCTCCTTTGAGACAAGCTCGGTTGCTTTCTCAAGGTGGACCGTGCCTGCCTGGTACAGGAAATCCACTACCTGCCCGAGATCCTCCCGGGGTCCGACCACCTGGATCCGTTTCATCGCTTGGAGCATACGGCCCTCCTGTCCCTTGTGCCCCTCACTGCTCCCCGGTCACGTACCTAACGATCGCATCGGCAGCAGCGGGAATGTTTTTCTCCGCCCGGGCTATTGCCGCGGCGGTATCCTGCTCTGCTGCCCTCTTCAGCTCTGCGATCTCGGTCTCGGTCCTCCCCCGTTCCGTCCAGTAGACCTTTTCCGCGGAAGTCTTTGCCAGGCTCTCAGCCGTGCAGACGAGATCATCGGCCTCGCTCTGTGCTGCAGCGATCATCGCGGCGGCGTTTTTTCTCGTCCCCTCGATCCGGGATCCCAGTTCCTGCTCTTTGTCCCGGATCTGCTGCAGGAGCGTCCGTTCGGTATCCATCTCCCCTTCCCCGTTATAGTCCGTGCTTCCGTTTCAGGATCGAGGTCACCCCGCACGAGGGTCTCTGTGCAGGAGACGACTCGTTATCGCCCTGCTCCCCGGTCCGTAAAAGTCCCTTCGCCTTCAGTGCTGCATCCTCAATCCGCTTGCGGCAGCGCCCGACTGCCGCGTCCTGCAGTGCACCGATCGTTTTCATGAGGTCCTGTGCCACACCAGCACCTCCTTCGGAAATGATCAATTGCCTATACCGTGCCATGGGGATATAAACCTTGTTGAAGCTCTTCTGTCCATGGCCAATGGACGGTAATTCATTAAACATCCTGGGTCAGATGTATAATCATCAACGGGCAGACCGCCCTCCTGATCGGTTTTTTGGAGAGAGAACATGGACATGCTGGCAAACGTTGGGCTTCTCATCATCTTTATACTCGTGCTCATCCTCCCGTTCCGGGTGAAATATATCGAGTGTAATCTCGAAGCATTCCTCTTTGTCTGTGGTGTCGCAGCGCTGACCCTTTCCGGGTTCATCACCCTTCCCGGGGAGCAGACCGGCTGGAGCATCGCGATCGTTGAGGAGGCGCTCTTCTCCTCGCTGAACATCGCAAGCATCTGGGGCATCCCTGTCGGGATCGTCCAGATCGTCCTCCTCTTCGGTCTCCTGATCTACTTCTTCCACCACCGTATGCAGGAAGCGATTGTCGGTATGGTTGACCGGATCCCGCTGAAATGGATAGTCTTTCTCCTCATCGTCGGGCTCGGCCTGGTTTCAAGCATCATCTCCGCAATCCTTGCCGCGATCATCCTGGTCGAGATCGTCAACGCCCTGCCGATCGTGCAGAAGGCCAAGGTGGAGGTGACCGTTGTCTCCTGTTTCTCCATCGGCCTCGGGGCGGGCCTTACCCCCTTAGGGGAACCCCTGTCCACGATCGTTGTCTCGAAACTCTCGGGCGCCCCGTATTATGCCGGGTTCACCTTCCTCTTCGACCGGCTGGCCCTCTTCATCATCCCGGCCGTCCTTGCGCTCGGGGTCGTCGGGGTGGTCCTCTTCTCCCGGAGCCACACCGGCAATGAGAAACTTGAATGTATCGTCCAGCGCGAGTCGCTCAGAGAGATCTTCCTCCGGGCCGGCAAGGTGTATCTCTTCATCATGGCCCTTGTCTTCCTGGGGGAGGGGTTCAAGCCGCTGATCCTCCAGTATATCATCAGCATCCCGTCAGCCGGCCTGTACTGGATCAACATTGTCTCAGCAGTCCTTGACAACGCGACCCTTGCCGCAGCAGAGATCAGCCCGGCGCTCTCCGCCCAGCAGATCACAAGTGCTCTCATGGGCCTGCTCATTGCCGGCGGGATGCTCATCCCCGGGAATATCCCCAACATCATCGCGGCCTGCAAGCTGGGGATCACCAGCAGCGAGTGGGCAAGGATCGGCGTCCCTCTCGGCCTTGCGCTGATGGCAGTCTTCTTTGCCATCCTCTTTGTCCCGGCCTGGCTTGGCTTTGCGTGATATTCATGAGGGTGGAATGCCCAGATCAATGATACCTATGAGCGATGCAGGCGGGAACATGGCGGTGGCAGAGAAGGTTGAACAGGAGATTGCACGATTGTCCGATCCCTCCCTTGATGTCCGCCACGCTGCTGTTGCGGCCCTCCAGGAGATCGGGGAGCCGGCGGTTGTCCCGCTTCTTAAGGAACTTGCGGAAGCAGGAGACAATGACCGGCGCTGGTACGCAGCGGTTGCCCTCTCCCGGATCGGTGTTCCCGCCATCGCACCGCTCATTGAAGCCATGAAGGCCAACCCGGCGCAGGCATTCCGGCGCTATGGTGCAGCAGCACTGGGGGAGATGGGGGCAAAAGCTGTTACTCCGCTCATCGATGCCATGGCGTCCGATGAGGCAGAGCTCCGTGGTTTTCTTTCGCAGGCGCTCTGCCGGATTGGCACCCCCGCCATCGAGCCCCTGCGGCAGCGGCTGCATGATGCGGACGAGATTGTCCGGTCATGTGCCACGCTCACGCTCTGGAAGCTGGGCGAGGCGGGCGTGCCGGTCATTGTTGAAGACGCCAGAAAAGAAGACTAAAGAAGGTTAAGGGAATTGTGCCCCGGGGGATCCGGGGCAGGGCCAATAGTTCTATTCTGCCGGTGCTGCCGGAGTTTCACTGGCGGCAGTCGGCGGCACGGTGTGCCCTTTCTTCCGTGAATCAAGCCATTCGGAGAGCTGCCCCATCAGCGAGAGCACCGCGGGCATGATGAAGATCGCGCCCGTCAGGGAGAACCCGACTGCGATCAGGGTCGAGATGCCGAAGTTGCTGATGATGGGGAAGGTGGCAAGGCAGAGTGCCGAGAACCCGAAGAAGGTTGCAAGGCCCGAAACCGTGATGGCGCTGCCGATCTTCTGGACGCTCTCCTGGATTGCGGCAATCGGGTTGTGCAGCCGCTCCTCCTCTTCGGCATAGCGCTCCATCACCAGGATGGTGTACTCGGCGGCGACACCGATCGTCATGGACCCGAGCGTTGCCGTCAGCGGAGTGTAGGTAAGGCCGATGAGGTACATCATCACCGCGTTCCAGCCGACAACGAAGATGATCGGGATGATCGGGGAGACCGCGTGGAGGTGGCGGTATACCAGGATCAGGAACGCAAAGACGAAGATGAAACCGAGCAGGGTCATCTGGTCCTTGGACTCCGACATTGACCCGAGCAGGCTGGTGTAGAGTTCGAAACTCCCGGCCGGTTCGACTGTGATCCCGACGGGTGGTTCGAGGAACTTGATCTCCTTTTCCATCTGCTCTTTGAGATCGTTCATCTGGGTCATTTCCATGTCGGTGGTGCTGAACCGGACGATCCCGTTCATGGGGCTGCTGAGGTATGCCTCTTTCGTGCTCTGGGGGATCTTCGCAATGACGGTGTCGAGCTCTGCCTGGGTTTTGGGCATCGCGCCGCCATTGTACTGGAGGATGTAGGTGACAATGCTGGTCGCGCCTGTCAGCTCCTTGTGATGGGCCAGTTCATAGTCCTGGAACTCTTTGATCCATTTTACCGTATCAAGATCCGTGACGCGGGACCCCTGGACCATTAAGTCCGCGGTGCTGGTTGCCCCGATAATGCGAGTGACCTTGTCGATGTTGATCTTGGCCGGCATGTCAGAGGGGACAAACGCGTTCTCATCAGAACTGACCGGGATGGTCGGGTCGATCTGGAAGCCGATGAGGGCAATAAGGCCTGCAAGGAGCAGGACCGGCACCGGGTTCTTTGCAATCTTCACCGAGGTGCTGGTAAGGAAATCTGCGTACGAGAAGCCGCTCTTCTTTTTGTTCTGCTCCTTTCCGATGACCGTGTCACAGGCATCTGTCCCAACTGCGTAGCACTGCCCGGTCTGCGGTTTGGGCTTGTAGTTTAAGAGGAGGCCGAGCGTGGGCATGCCAATGCAGGAGAACCAGTAACAGGTATTAATACCGATGATGGCGACCAGCCCGAACGAGCGGATCATCGGGACAGTCGAAATGAACATGGCCACGAACCCCATGGAGGTGGCCAGCATCGCGTACAGCACGGCAGGGCCGGTACGGGTCACGGTCATGAAGACCGCGTCATCAAGCGATCCCTTCCGTGCTTCTTCATCGAACCGGGCATGGAACTGGATGGCGTAATCGATCCCAAGACCGATCAGGACCGGGAATGCCCCGATCACGGCCATGTTTAAGGAGATCCCGGCAAGGCCCATGAGCCCCAGCGATGTGATGAGGCCAAGGCCCACGAGAAGGACCGGCATGAAGCGGTGGCGGACATAGGCGAACAGGATCCCCATGGTGATGACCATCAGGATCATCGCCCCGCCAATGAGGATACCCATGTTGCTGGTTAAACCGGCACCCATCTGCTGGGCGAATGCCGGGGAGCCGGACATCTCTACGGTCACGCCTGGCGGAATGGGGGAGCTATCGATGACGGACTCGATATTATTCAGTACCGATTTCTGCACATCCTCGGACAGGCTAGGCGTGAGCTTGATCTGGACGAGTGTTAAGACATTGGAGGGATAGAGCGTGGAGCGCAGGTCTTCGGGAAGGGCGTTGACCAGCACCAGGGTCTCATCCTTTGATGAGGGAAGCGAGCCGCCGTTGTACGCCTTGAGGTAATCGGTGATGCTCCCAACGCTCTCGATATTCTGCTGCTGCTTGATGTTCTTCTCAAGGTCGTCGATATATGCGAGAACGTCCGGGCTGAGCGGATCGCCTGCCTCGATGATGAGGATGATCGAAGCCGATTTGTACTCCTGGTTGTATTTTGCCTGGAGGGCGCCCTGGGGAGTGTCCTTGTCAACGTAGGTCTCCCATCCGGTCTGCATGGAGAGCAGGGTCATGCCATACAGACCAATGCAGAAGACCGCGACAAGCAGGCAGGCTACGAGTTTGGGCCTCCTGGTGATGGCATGTGCGATGCCCTCGAAGATTTCCTTGATCATGGCCGTCCCTCGGCACGGTGTTGGGAGTGTTTTTGTTGGGGTGGGAGCAGCTGCTCCTGCGTAAACGTCATATGCCTTCACTGCGGTTTTGTCTTCCGCAGGTATGCCATGTACCCGATGCCTGCTGCAAGGACCACAAGGATGAGCCCTGCAAC includes these proteins:
- a CDS encoding DUF5131 family protein, producing the protein MAQNSGIEWTETTWNPVTGCSKISPGCRHCYAERMALRLQAMGQPNYRNGFAVTLHERMLPLPLEWRKPRMIFVNSMSDLFHKDVPTSFIRKTFDVMRKASWHTFQVLTKRSNRFREIEQSIAIPKNVWLGVSVECEDYLYRIDELRATSAQTKFLSLEPLIGPLPGLNLQGIDWVIVGGESGPGARPMQEEWVTDIRDVCLASNVPFFFKQWGGVFKKRAGRILEGRTWDQMPATV
- a CDS encoding V-type ATP synthase subunit I; protein product: MLQAMKRIQVVGPREDLGQVVDFLYQAGTVHLEKATELVSKEEIRLDSVRQEETAEVSSVLATISAILSTLPITADDETAQDALRASLSSMTYKEILARSREIIHTLETTTRELAAKKGELVLSVTNLNRYEKVLDIIQPIEKELPVLEGFEVTILLIQQEHKDVLDLIKKELLAITGDRFEMTSTTVDAETLAAIMVFPKKFSEEIHSFIYSVNVNEVRLPKEYSGRPFYEMYALLEDSRLRAQDEIARIDRELLAFSATWYQELVVLKTYLDNIHCELGAYRNFGQSEYAFVIMGWIPKKHVKKTQQELKARFSGRVVLCELPTSEKDMESAPVFYDNPFWVKPFEFIMQLVTPPRYRELDPSPILAIFFPLFFGIMVGDIGYGLVILAFALVIRHRFRAMAFARSLADILIISSIPAIFFGYLFGEFFGDFGEHMGWFHPVHFLGITWNRVDAMIPMLVLAILLGVIHVLLGLVIGIRNAVITKKRKHLYEKCGMLLMIVALIVLITTLAGFLPEVAMYPAIALVIVALPLILLGAGIFGTIEVMSTVGNILSYARLMAIGMASVILAIVANRLGGAFEIAIIGIIVALLLHALNIVLAMFSPSIHSMRLHLVEFFSKFYEGGGVPYKPFARPAGEGEKKGE
- a CDS encoding V-type ATPase subunit subunit G family protein; its protein translation is MDTERTLLQQIRDKEQELGSRIEGTRKNAAAMIAAAQSEADDLVCTAESLAKTSAEKVYWTERGRTETEIAELKRAAEQDTAAAIARAEKNIPAAADAIVRYVTGEQ
- a CDS encoding DUF1646 family protein; amino-acid sequence: MDMLANVGLLIIFILVLILPFRVKYIECNLEAFLFVCGVAALTLSGFITLPGEQTGWSIAIVEEALFSSLNIASIWGIPVGIVQIVLLFGLLIYFFHHRMQEAIVGMVDRIPLKWIVFLLIVGLGLVSSIISAILAAIILVEIVNALPIVQKAKVEVTVVSCFSIGLGAGLTPLGEPLSTIVVSKLSGAPYYAGFTFLFDRLALFIIPAVLALGVVGVVLFSRSHTGNEKLECIVQRESLREIFLRAGKVYLFIMALVFLGEGFKPLILQYIISIPSAGLYWINIVSAVLDNATLAAAEISPALSAQQITSALMGLLIAGGMLIPGNIPNIIAACKLGITSSEWARIGVPLGLALMAVFFAILFVPAWLGFA
- a CDS encoding HEAT repeat domain-containing protein, whose translation is MSDAGGNMAVAEKVEQEIARLSDPSLDVRHAAVAALQEIGEPAVVPLLKELAEAGDNDRRWYAAVALSRIGVPAIAPLIEAMKANPAQAFRRYGAAALGEMGAKAVTPLIDAMASDEAELRGFLSQALCRIGTPAIEPLRQRLHDADEIVRSCATLTLWKLGEAGVPVIVEDARKED
- a CDS encoding efflux RND transporter permease subunit; protein product: MIKEIFEGIAHAITRRPKLVACLLVAVFCIGLYGMTLLSMQTGWETYVDKDTPQGALQAKYNQEYKSASIILIIEAGDPLSPDVLAYIDDLEKNIKQQQNIESVGSITDYLKAYNGGSLPSSKDETLVLVNALPEDLRSTLYPSNVLTLVQIKLTPSLSEDVQKSVLNNIESVIDSSPIPPGVTVEMSGSPAFAQQMGAGLTSNMGILIGGAMILMVITMGILFAYVRHRFMPVLLVGLGLITSLGLMGLAGISLNMAVIGAFPVLIGLGIDYAIQFHARFDEEARKGSLDDAVFMTVTRTGPAVLYAMLATSMGFVAMFISTVPMIRSFGLVAIIGINTCYWFSCIGMPTLGLLLNYKPKPQTGQCYAVGTDACDTVIGKEQNKKKSGFSYADFLTSTSVKIAKNPVPVLLLAGLIALIGFQIDPTIPVSSDENAFVPSDMPAKINIDKVTRIIGATSTADLMVQGSRVTDLDTVKWIKEFQDYELAHHKELTGATSIVTYILQYNGGAMPKTQAELDTVIAKIPQSTKEAYLSSPMNGIVRFSTTDMEMTQMNDLKEQMEKEIKFLEPPVGITVEPAGSFELYTSLLGSMSESKDQMTLLGFIFVFAFLILVYRHLHAVSPIIPIIFVVGWNAVMMYLIGLTYTPLTATLGSMTIGVAAEYTILVMERYAEEEERLHNPIAAIQESVQKIGSAITVSGLATFFGFSALCLATFPIISNFGISTLIAVGFSLTGAIFIMPAVLSLMGQLSEWLDSRKKGHTVPPTAASETPAAPAE